One Streptomyces lincolnensis genomic region harbors:
- a CDS encoding acyltransferase family protein translates to MQGADSRTSIPRRIVGGLQQPLPPLAVPEQQPPKGARTVDPGGRRVVVRGRAGRRLYAIDGIRLAAALMVAVHHYAGTHRVDQPGNAIWGRPVSEIMPTVFRFASYGWIGVEIFFVISGFVICMSCWGRTPRQFFVSRVIRLYPAYWFAVLFTTGVLVAVPGVWERLRLREVLLNLTMLQSGSGVTNVDGVYWTLWSELRFYLLFLVVVATGLTYRKVVVFCCVWGAAAMLAPVSDFRLLELAANPEGAWYFIAGLALYLMHRFGQDLLLWGILAMAWLMGQLELGQRIDEVEHVSGWRGSVLIFTVFLLVMVAIALGAADRVQGKWLVTAGALTYPLYLTHYVAGTALINRLRDTMDARLLVAVVIAGFLVLSWGVHRLVERPVSGMLKRGLDTSFARLRNAGG, encoded by the coding sequence ATGCAGGGCGCGGACAGCAGGACGTCGATTCCGCGGCGGATCGTCGGCGGCTTGCAGCAACCGCTTCCGCCGCTCGCCGTGCCCGAGCAGCAGCCGCCGAAGGGCGCCCGGACGGTGGATCCCGGGGGCCGCCGTGTCGTCGTCCGCGGACGGGCGGGCCGGCGGCTCTACGCCATCGACGGCATCCGGCTCGCCGCGGCCCTGATGGTGGCCGTGCACCACTACGCCGGCACCCACCGCGTCGACCAGCCGGGCAACGCGATCTGGGGCCGGCCGGTGTCCGAGATCATGCCCACCGTGTTCCGCTTCGCGTCCTACGGTTGGATCGGCGTCGAGATCTTCTTCGTGATCAGCGGGTTCGTGATCTGCATGTCGTGCTGGGGGCGCACCCCGCGGCAGTTCTTCGTGTCCCGGGTGATCCGGCTGTACCCGGCGTACTGGTTCGCGGTGCTGTTCACCACGGGCGTGCTGGTGGCCGTACCGGGGGTCTGGGAGCGGCTGCGGCTGCGGGAGGTGCTGCTCAACCTCACGATGCTCCAGTCCGGTTCGGGCGTGACCAACGTCGACGGCGTGTACTGGACCCTCTGGTCCGAGCTGCGCTTCTACCTTCTGTTCCTGGTCGTGGTCGCGACCGGGCTGACGTACCGCAAGGTGGTCGTCTTCTGCTGTGTCTGGGGCGCGGCGGCGATGCTGGCCCCCGTCTCCGACTTCCGCCTGCTGGAGCTGGCCGCCAACCCCGAGGGGGCCTGGTACTTCATCGCGGGCCTGGCGCTGTACCTGATGCACCGCTTCGGCCAGGACCTGCTCCTGTGGGGCATCCTCGCGATGGCCTGGCTGATGGGACAGCTGGAGCTGGGACAGCGGATCGACGAGGTCGAGCATGTCTCCGGGTGGCGGGGCAGCGTGCTGATCTTCACCGTGTTCCTGCTGGTCATGGTGGCGATCGCGCTGGGCGCGGCCGATCGCGTGCAGGGGAAGTGGCTGGTGACGGCGGGCGCGCTGACGTATCCGCTCTACCTCACGCACTACGTCGCCGGTACGGCTCTGATCAACCGCCTGCGCGACACGATGGACGCGCGGCTGCTGGTCGCGGTGGTGATCGCCGGGTTCCTGGTGCTCAGCTGGGGCGTGCACCGGCTGGTGGAGCGGCCGGTGTCGGGCATGCTGAAGCGGGGGCTGGACACGTCGTTCGCGCGGTTGCGGAACGCGGGGGGCTGA